In a genomic window of Methanosarcina horonobensis HB-1 = JCM 15518:
- a CDS encoding Fic family protein: MTPQVTPQATAQATSHVDKQEIIIEFCKEPKTATEIMEHLQLTHREHFRKHILKPLLEAGILHMTIPDKPSSPNQKYYSKLKDPNHV, encoded by the coding sequence ATTACCCCCCAAGTTACCCCGCAAGCTACCGCGCAAGCTACCTCACATGTCGATAAACAGGAAATAATAATCGAATTTTGTAAGGAACCTAAAACAGCCACTGAGATTATGGAACACTTACAATTAACACATAGGGAACATTTCCGAAAGCATATATTAAAACCTCTTTTGGAGGCCGGTATTCTCCATATGACCATCCCTGATAAACCAAGTAGCCCAAATCAAAAATATTATTCCAAACTCAAGGATCCAAACCATGTCTGA